The proteins below come from a single Natrinema sp. SYSU A 869 genomic window:
- a CDS encoding thiamine pyrophosphate-dependent enzyme, whose protein sequence is MSAFNAIGEEREIDRDEFTPGVEPQPTWCPGCGDFGVLKSLKQALPEVGKTPEEVLTVTGIGCSGKLNSYLDTYGFHTIHGRSLPVARAAKLANTDLEVIAAGGDGDGYGIGGNHFVHTARENHDMTYIVFNNEIFGLTKGQTSPTSPKGHKSKTQPSGSAKTPIRPLSQSLTSGASYIARTAAVNPNQAKEIIAEAIEHDGFAHVDFLTQCPTWNKDARQYVPYIDVQESDDYDFDITDRREAAEMMHETEDVLNEGTVLTGRYYVDEDRPSYQEEKAAVGELPDQPLAERYFDEDAEWERSYDLLDRHK, encoded by the coding sequence ATGAGTGCATTCAACGCGATCGGAGAGGAACGGGAGATCGACCGGGACGAGTTCACCCCCGGCGTCGAACCGCAGCCGACCTGGTGTCCGGGCTGTGGTGACTTCGGGGTTCTGAAGTCCCTGAAACAGGCCCTGCCGGAAGTCGGCAAGACCCCCGAAGAAGTGCTGACCGTCACCGGGATCGGCTGTTCGGGCAAGCTAAACAGCTATCTCGACACCTACGGGTTCCACACGATCCACGGGCGTTCGCTGCCCGTGGCTCGAGCCGCAAAGCTCGCCAACACCGACCTCGAGGTCATCGCCGCTGGCGGTGACGGCGACGGCTACGGCATCGGCGGCAACCACTTCGTCCACACGGCTCGAGAGAACCACGACATGACCTACATCGTGTTCAACAACGAGATCTTCGGCCTGACGAAGGGCCAGACCTCGCCCACGAGCCCGAAGGGTCACAAGTCCAAGACCCAGCCATCGGGCAGCGCGAAGACGCCGATTCGACCGCTGTCGCAGTCGCTGACCTCCGGCGCGAGCTATATTGCCCGCACCGCCGCGGTCAACCCGAATCAGGCAAAGGAGATCATCGCCGAAGCCATCGAACACGACGGCTTCGCCCACGTCGACTTCCTGACCCAGTGTCCGACCTGGAACAAGGACGCGCGTCAGTACGTCCCGTACATCGACGTTCAGGAGTCCGACGACTACGACTTCGACATCACCGACCGGCGCGAGGCCGCCGAGATGATGCACGAGACCGAGGATGTCCTCAACGAGGGGACCGTCCTGACCGGTCGCTACTACGTTGACGAAGACCGGCCGTCCTACCAGGAAGAGAAGGCCGCCGTCGGCGAGCTCCCGGACCAGCCGCTGGCCGAACGCTACTTCGACGAGGACGCCGAGTGGGAACGCAGCTACGACCTACTCGATCGACACAAGTAG
- a CDS encoding SRPBCC family protein produces MQTYDRETTVDSPFEDVWAFNSRISGLEAVTPDWLHLRVERVIGPDGEPDPNVLEPGSEIALSMRPFGVGPRQHWTSVITARERDEGSAYFRDEMVHGPFDHWEHTHSFFADGTRTVIRDHVEYELPLGGLGDAVAPLSRFGFEAMFQARHRLTKAQLE; encoded by the coding sequence ATGCAGACATACGATCGCGAAACGACCGTCGACTCGCCGTTCGAGGACGTCTGGGCGTTCAATTCACGGATTTCCGGCCTCGAGGCGGTGACGCCCGACTGGCTGCATCTGCGCGTCGAGCGCGTGATCGGCCCGGACGGGGAGCCGGATCCGAACGTGCTCGAGCCCGGCTCGGAGATCGCGCTGTCGATGCGGCCGTTCGGAGTGGGGCCCCGCCAGCACTGGACGTCGGTGATTACGGCACGGGAGCGCGACGAGGGATCGGCGTACTTTCGCGACGAGATGGTACACGGGCCGTTCGATCACTGGGAACACACACATTCCTTCTTCGCCGACGGGACTCGGACGGTCATCCGGGATCACGTGGAATACGAACTCCCGCTGGGCGGACTCGGCGACGCGGTCGCGCCGCTCTCGCGGTTCGGCTTCGAGGCCATGTTCCAAGCGCGCCATCGGCTGACGAAAGCGCAGTTGGAATGA
- a CDS encoding outer membrane lipoprotein carrier protein LolA — MLASDSAPSTVLLALALALLLLTAGCVTLPSSGPAPSDLEREVTAAEPPDEITATVEVRRTVDGETTQYTDTVWLRADGASRIETGTGDADADTVIVNNGDQRWHYDAAHDWATRLETDPNATPYLEGLYTQQARYFDTYEISAVEETTVDGRDTYHVTFNPPANETVERSISVLIEDTEYVVPLATSERDPAKRSADRVEVWYDQETMFPIKHAIEGDGVTLERTYRNLSVDGGINDERFAFDPATDGNGTDVENVALPSIDSYERLDEATATVPFAVAEPPADAVPETVDRDSITRYEFPDENRTQVSIRYRTPNDETISVTTSDGPRRFATGGDAVTVGTATGTIAETDEGTELQWSCDNRYYSVFASHVVDDGTALRIGESLPTGC, encoded by the coding sequence ATGTTGGCCAGCGATAGCGCTCCCTCCACTGTCCTCCTCGCCTTGGCGCTGGCGCTCCTGCTGCTGACGGCGGGTTGTGTCACGCTGCCGAGTAGCGGCCCTGCGCCGTCGGACCTCGAGCGAGAGGTCACCGCGGCCGAGCCGCCCGACGAGATCACTGCGACGGTCGAGGTTCGTCGGACAGTCGACGGTGAGACGACCCAATACACGGACACCGTCTGGCTTCGGGCCGACGGCGCGAGTCGGATCGAAACGGGTACCGGCGACGCCGACGCCGATACCGTCATTGTCAACAACGGCGACCAGCGGTGGCACTACGACGCCGCCCATGACTGGGCGACGCGGCTCGAGACCGATCCGAACGCGACGCCGTACCTCGAGGGACTGTACACGCAGCAAGCACGGTATTTCGATACCTACGAGATCTCGGCGGTCGAGGAGACGACGGTCGATGGCCGAGACACCTATCACGTCACGTTCAATCCACCGGCCAACGAGACGGTCGAGCGGTCGATCAGCGTGTTGATCGAGGACACAGAGTACGTTGTTCCGCTGGCGACCAGCGAGCGTGACCCCGCCAAACGAAGCGCCGATCGCGTCGAGGTCTGGTACGATCAGGAGACGATGTTTCCGATCAAACACGCCATCGAGGGCGACGGCGTGACGCTCGAGCGGACCTACCGAAACCTCTCGGTCGATGGCGGGATCAACGACGAGCGCTTCGCGTTCGACCCGGCGACCGATGGGAACGGAACTGACGTCGAGAACGTTGCACTACCGTCGATCGACTCGTATGAGCGTCTCGACGAAGCTACTGCGACTGTTCCGTTCGCAGTCGCCGAACCGCCGGCCGACGCGGTGCCGGAGACGGTCGACCGCGATTCAATCACGAGATACGAGTTCCCCGACGAAAACCGAACGCAGGTATCGATTCGGTATCGGACGCCGAACGACGAGACGATCTCGGTCACGACGAGCGACGGACCACGGCGGTTCGCGACCGGCGGTGATGCAGTTACGGTCGGGACCGCGACGGGGACTATCGCCGAGACCGACGAGGGGACAGAACTGCAGTGGTCGTGTGACAACCGCTACTATTCGGTGTTCGCCAGTCACGTCGTCGACGACGGCACGGCCCTGCGGATCGGAGAATCGCTCCCGACAGGCTGTTAA
- a CDS encoding winged helix-turn-helix domain-containing protein, with protein sequence MSLIEVLGNGTRLEILRELSRGPKYVSELAEKVGMDGKSAVHHLSTLEDAELVEWYMRGNRKYYRLTSTLELRIAPPPERQFVLQADEVDAPDSTDQ encoded by the coding sequence ATGTCACTGATCGAGGTGCTGGGGAACGGAACGCGACTCGAGATCCTTCGCGAACTCTCACGGGGGCCGAAGTACGTCTCTGAACTCGCCGAGAAAGTCGGGATGGACGGGAAAAGTGCCGTCCACCACCTATCGACGCTCGAGGATGCTGAGCTGGTCGAGTGGTATATGCGGGGCAACCGCAAGTACTATCGGCTCACCAGCACCCTCGAGTTGCGAATCGCGCCGCCGCCGGAACGGCAGTTCGTCCTTCAGGCTGACGAGGTCGACGCGCCAGATTCGACGGATCAGTGA
- the lrpA1 gene encoding HTH-type transcriptional regulator LrpA1, giving the protein MSTQATEDRILEVLEEDAQASYAEIADRANVSKPTVRKYINQLEEEGVIVGYSADIDPKKLSSKTIALVGLDVASERYVEATQAIKDLEEVEALYSSSGDHMLMAEVRAEDGDSLGETISEELLEIDGVTAAHPSFLQERLK; this is encoded by the coding sequence ATGAGCACTCAGGCGACGGAAGATCGCATCCTCGAAGTTCTCGAGGAGGACGCCCAAGCGTCCTACGCCGAGATCGCTGATCGGGCGAACGTTTCGAAACCAACGGTTCGAAAGTATATCAATCAACTCGAGGAGGAGGGCGTTATCGTCGGCTATTCGGCCGATATCGACCCGAAGAAACTCTCCAGCAAGACCATCGCACTGGTCGGACTCGACGTCGCGAGCGAACGCTACGTCGAGGCAACGCAGGCGATCAAGGACCTCGAAGAAGTCGAAGCGCTGTACAGTTCCAGCGGCGACCACATGCTGATGGCCGAAGTACGCGCCGAAGACGGCGACTCGCTCGGCGAAACTATCTCCGAGGAACTCCTCGAAATTGACGGCGTCACCGCCGCCCATCCGTCTTTCCTGCAGGAGCGACTGAAGTAA
- a CDS encoding amphi-Trp domain-containing protein: MSDRVTLPEDRDHELRTITDGFFEREVYLSREETAAFLRDLADQLEAETTVTVAGSTWEIPFEYRTPIEVEIEFTGQRDRELEIELEFSEQRGGSDLAVR; encoded by the coding sequence ATGTCCGACCGAGTGACGCTCCCCGAGGATCGCGATCACGAACTGCGAACGATCACGGACGGCTTCTTCGAACGTGAGGTATACCTCTCACGCGAGGAAACGGCCGCGTTTCTCCGGGACCTCGCCGACCAGCTCGAGGCCGAGACGACGGTGACGGTCGCGGGGTCAACGTGGGAGATCCCCTTCGAATACCGGACCCCGATCGAGGTCGAGATCGAGTTCACGGGCCAGCGTGACCGCGAACTCGAAATTGAACTCGAGTTCTCCGAGCAACGCGGCGGGTCGGATCTCGCCGTTCGATAG
- a CDS encoding 2-oxoacid:acceptor oxidoreductase subunit alpha: MSSDELIWRIAGGSGDGIDSTSQNFAKALMRSGLDVFTHRHYPSRIRGGHTYVEIRAADREVQSRGDGYNFLLSLGDSFARNPQEEAYYGNEEIKPLSENLDELREGGIIVYDEGLISEEDVEAIDLEARAEENNWHVFPMDLRGLAREHGREVMRNTAGVGVTAALLDMDLDHIEDLMSDAMGGDVLEANLEILHEAYETTREEYEFEHDLRAPEGSHETEQALLSGSNAIAYGAIDAGCRFIAGYPMTPWTDVFTILSQNFPDMGGVSEQVEDEIAAAALALGASHAGAKAMSGSSGGGFALMSEPLGLAEMTETPLVLVESMRAGPSTGMPTKPEQGDLEFVLYTSQGDSSRVVFAPSSIEEAYEQTRLAFEIAWDYQLPAIVIYDQKLSGENKNVDVEFFDRETQPDLGSTLTEDELAEAAHDASGKFKRFNYEDAENNVAPRSLPGQKGGRYLATGNEHSPVGHISEDPDNRVAQMTRRIEKLDSIREELNEEHESNQTYFGDDDAEYGIITWGSSHGAVHEAVERLNENGHPVKGMSVSDMMPFPETEVTEFIESVDEAMVVEMNATAQFRGLIQKELGRFGEKMTSLLKYNGNPFEPAEIVEGYEVNLADEDREPTAQVRIEPAAGD, encoded by the coding sequence ATGAGCAGCGATGAACTTATCTGGCGAATCGCGGGGGGTTCCGGTGACGGGATCGACTCGACGAGCCAGAACTTCGCCAAGGCGCTGATGCGCTCGGGACTCGACGTATTTACACACCGCCACTATCCGTCGCGGATTCGCGGTGGCCATACCTACGTCGAAATCCGAGCCGCAGACCGCGAGGTACAGTCACGTGGTGACGGCTACAACTTCCTACTCTCGCTGGGCGACTCGTTCGCCCGCAACCCGCAGGAAGAAGCCTACTACGGAAACGAAGAAATCAAACCCCTCTCGGAGAACCTCGACGAACTCCGCGAGGGCGGGATCATCGTCTACGACGAGGGTCTCATCAGCGAGGAGGACGTCGAAGCGATCGATCTCGAGGCTCGTGCCGAGGAGAACAATTGGCACGTCTTCCCGATGGATCTGCGCGGACTCGCGCGGGAACATGGCCGCGAGGTTATGCGCAACACCGCCGGTGTCGGCGTCACCGCGGCGCTGCTGGACATGGACCTTGATCACATCGAGGACCTAATGTCCGACGCCATGGGCGGCGACGTCCTCGAGGCGAACCTCGAAATCCTCCACGAGGCCTACGAGACGACCCGGGAGGAGTACGAGTTCGAGCACGATCTGCGTGCACCGGAGGGCTCCCACGAGACCGAGCAGGCGCTGCTGTCGGGCTCGAACGCGATCGCCTACGGCGCGATCGACGCCGGCTGTCGATTCATCGCCGGCTACCCGATGACGCCGTGGACCGACGTGTTCACCATCCTCAGCCAGAACTTCCCCGATATGGGCGGCGTCTCCGAGCAGGTCGAAGACGAAATCGCCGCTGCGGCGCTCGCACTCGGTGCGAGCCACGCGGGTGCGAAGGCCATGTCCGGGTCCTCCGGTGGTGGCTTCGCACTGATGTCCGAACCGCTCGGGCTGGCAGAGATGACCGAGACACCGCTCGTCCTCGTCGAGTCGATGCGGGCCGGCCCCTCGACCGGGATGCCGACGAAACCCGAACAGGGCGACCTCGAGTTCGTCCTCTACACGAGCCAGGGTGACTCCTCGCGAGTCGTCTTCGCTCCAAGCAGCATCGAGGAGGCCTACGAGCAGACCAGACTCGCCTTCGAGATTGCCTGGGACTACCAGCTCCCGGCGATCGTCATCTACGACCAGAAGCTCTCCGGCGAGAACAAGAACGTCGATGTCGAGTTCTTCGACCGCGAGACCCAGCCCGATCTGGGATCGACGCTCACCGAAGACGAGCTTGCGGAAGCGGCCCACGACGCGAGTGGCAAGTTCAAGCGGTTCAACTACGAGGATGCCGAGAACAACGTCGCTCCGCGGTCGCTGCCCGGCCAGAAGGGCGGCCGCTACCTCGCAACCGGCAACGAGCACTCGCCCGTTGGCCACATCAGCGAGGATCCCGACAACCGCGTCGCCCAGATGACGCGACGCATCGAGAAACTCGACTCCATCCGCGAGGAACTCAACGAGGAACACGAGTCGAACCAGACCTACTTCGGCGACGACGACGCCGAGTACGGTATCATCACCTGGGGCTCGTCCCACGGTGCCGTCCACGAAGCCGTCGAACGACTCAACGAGAACGGCCACCCTGTCAAGGGAATGAGTGTCTCCGACATGATGCCTTTCCCCGAGACCGAAGTGACCGAATTCATCGAGAGCGTCGACGAGGCGATGGTCGTCGAGATGAACGCCACCGCGCAGTTCCGCGGACTGATCCAGAAGGAACTGGGCCGGTTTGGCGAGAAGATGACCAGCCTGCTGAAGTACAACGGCAACCCCTTCGAGCCCGCCGAGATCGTCGAGGGCTACGAGGTCAACCTCGCCGACGAAGACCGCGAACCGACCGCACAGGTACGAATCGAACCCGCTGCAGGTGACTGA
- a CDS encoding NAD(+)/NADH kinase, which translates to MGSIGLIVNPAAGRDIRRLTGGASVVDDYAKRRVAECVLDGLTVAGDRLEVLVMPDRTGIADHAVAEAPDEIDASTLEMPVKETAADTRRAAAAFRDAVDVAVILGGDGTTRDAALELGDVPLIAVSTGTNNVVPSAVDGTVAGAAAALVATDAVSAEVVTTRHGMVEARAETPTGERRLTGLAAVEVSAKSFIGTRALLDPSDLRGGVVSRARPGDIGLPAVAGGLESLAPDERGGVALRLAGAEDAPRSVRSIVAPGVTATIGVTSAERLGPNDAVAFDVPDGVVGADGERELELTDATVELTPVSDGPRLIDIDAALEAGAAAGCFDAVGSFIEDE; encoded by the coding sequence GTGGGATCCATCGGTCTGATCGTCAACCCCGCTGCGGGCCGCGACATCCGCCGCCTCACCGGCGGCGCGAGCGTCGTGGACGACTACGCGAAGCGCCGGGTCGCCGAGTGCGTCCTCGACGGCCTGACCGTCGCGGGCGATCGGCTCGAGGTCCTGGTCATGCCGGACCGAACCGGGATTGCCGATCATGCGGTCGCGGAGGCTCCCGACGAAATCGATGCGTCGACGCTCGAGATGCCGGTCAAAGAGACCGCGGCGGATACCCGGCGGGCGGCAGCGGCGTTCCGCGATGCGGTCGACGTCGCGGTCATCCTCGGCGGCGACGGGACGACCCGCGACGCCGCGCTCGAACTCGGCGACGTCCCGCTCATCGCGGTTTCGACGGGAACGAACAACGTCGTCCCGTCAGCCGTCGACGGCACCGTCGCGGGCGCGGCGGCAGCGCTCGTCGCGACCGACGCGGTCTCGGCCGAGGTGGTGACAACGCGACATGGAATGGTCGAGGCTCGGGCCGAGACGCCGACCGGCGAGCGACGGCTGACCGGACTCGCGGCCGTGGAAGTCTCCGCGAAGTCGTTCATCGGGACTCGCGCACTGCTCGATCCGAGCGACCTTCGGGGCGGGGTCGTCTCGCGGGCCCGTCCCGGCGACATCGGACTGCCGGCCGTCGCGGGCGGTCTCGAGTCGCTCGCGCCCGACGAGCGGGGCGGCGTCGCGCTCCGACTCGCCGGGGCCGAGGACGCGCCGCGATCCGTTCGATCGATCGTCGCTCCGGGGGTCACCGCGACGATCGGCGTCACGTCGGCCGAACGGCTCGGTCCGAACGATGCCGTCGCGTTCGACGTGCCTGACGGCGTCGTCGGTGCCGACGGCGAACGAGAACTCGAGCTCACGGATGCGACCGTCGAACTGACGCCCGTTTCGGACGGGCCGCGACTCATCGATATCGACGCTGCGCTCGAGGCGGGCGCGGCCGCCGGCTGCTTCGACGCGGTCGGCTCTTTCATCGAGGACGAGTGA
- a CDS encoding GTP-binding protein: protein MTHNGAIPVTVVSGYLGAGKTTLINHVLSNPGDRQVAVIVNDMGEVNVDAELIARENEDEGIVDLSNGCICCRLQGDLLEEAARLAESRAFDYLMVESSGISEPVPVAQVFTEGTDASDVDPTTLFRLDTMVTVLDTYGFWKEFDAGAQLPEGAQPDEDRPLSEVLVEGIEFCDVLLLNKSDMVPDDVLEEIEAVVETLQPRAKRLRTAYCEVDPDVVLDTGRFDFETAKRSQGWKRHLRGESHDHGGDTDDHDTEPSAAERHGVSSFVFRSDQPFDPGRLAAWLEDWDGAIIRAKGVCYVANHDEVIGVSQAGPSVRAGPIGEWRPDDDHRTQLVFIGRAMNEDRIRRELEACLVAGDEAAETEAMADPFPL from the coding sequence ATGACTCACAACGGCGCAATTCCCGTAACCGTTGTCAGCGGCTACCTCGGGGCAGGAAAGACGACGCTGATCAATCACGTGCTGTCGAATCCGGGAGATCGGCAAGTGGCGGTGATCGTCAACGATATGGGAGAAGTGAACGTCGACGCGGAGCTAATCGCACGAGAAAACGAGGACGAGGGAATCGTGGACCTCTCGAATGGCTGTATCTGTTGTCGGTTACAGGGGGATCTTCTCGAGGAAGCGGCGCGGCTGGCGGAGAGTCGGGCGTTCGACTACCTGATGGTCGAATCCTCGGGGATCAGCGAACCGGTTCCCGTCGCGCAGGTGTTTACCGAAGGGACGGACGCCAGCGACGTGGATCCGACGACCCTGTTTCGGTTGGATACAATGGTCACCGTTCTCGACACGTACGGGTTCTGGAAAGAATTTGACGCCGGGGCGCAGCTACCGGAGGGTGCCCAACCCGACGAGGACCGACCGTTGAGCGAGGTCCTCGTCGAGGGGATCGAGTTCTGCGATGTCTTGCTTCTCAACAAGTCCGATATGGTCCCGGACGACGTCCTCGAGGAGATCGAAGCGGTCGTCGAGACCCTCCAACCGCGAGCGAAACGGCTCCGAACGGCCTACTGCGAGGTGGATCCGGATGTCGTCCTCGACACCGGCCGGTTCGACTTCGAGACGGCGAAGCGCTCTCAGGGGTGGAAACGTCACTTACGCGGAGAGAGTCACGATCACGGCGGCGATACAGACGACCACGACACAGAACCAAGCGCTGCCGAGCGCCACGGCGTCTCATCGTTCGTCTTCCGGTCCGACCAGCCGTTTGACCCGGGGCGACTCGCAGCCTGGCTCGAGGACTGGGATGGAGCGATCATCCGAGCGAAAGGCGTCTGTTACGTCGCAAACCACGACGAGGTGATCGGTGTCAGTCAGGCTGGCCCGTCCGTCAGGGCTGGCCCCATCGGCGAGTGGCGACCGGACGACGACCATCGCACGCAGCTCGTATTCATCGGCCGAGCAATGAACGAGGATCGAATTCGCCGGGAGCTCGAGGCGTGTCTGGTTGCGGGTGACGAAGCGGCGGAGACGGAAGCAATGGCCGATCCGTTCCCACTGTAG
- a CDS encoding DMT family transporter, with protein MTVDLEATPLIALAIAIFAASTSAILVRWSAAPSSVAAFYRVLFTTVLVAPIALTRHRAAFARLSRRDFVGAVVAGVALAIHFAAWFESLSHTSVAASVTIVQVQPVFVAIGAGLFLGERINRATVVGIVVAITGAVAMSLGDTDHAALSGATVYGNTLALLGAVTIACYTLAGRSIRQRVPVFPYVTVVYGACVAALFLLVGVQGHPYVGYPAREWILFLGLAVGPGVFGHTVSNWVLEHLESVVVSVAWLGEPVGATLLALVLLAEVPDAITIVGGVVVIAGVAVTTLDRERSG; from the coding sequence GTGACTGTCGACCTCGAGGCCACGCCGCTGATCGCGCTCGCCATCGCGATCTTCGCGGCGAGCACCAGCGCTATTCTCGTGCGCTGGAGTGCAGCGCCGAGTTCTGTCGCGGCCTTCTACCGCGTCCTCTTTACGACGGTGCTCGTCGCCCCGATTGCCCTGACCCGCCATCGAGCAGCCTTCGCGCGGCTCTCGCGTCGCGACTTCGTGGGTGCCGTCGTCGCCGGCGTCGCGCTGGCGATCCACTTTGCGGCCTGGTTCGAGAGCCTCTCCCATACCAGCGTCGCCGCGAGCGTCACGATCGTCCAGGTCCAGCCGGTATTCGTAGCGATCGGCGCAGGGCTCTTTCTGGGCGAACGGATCAACCGCGCGACGGTGGTCGGGATCGTCGTCGCGATCACCGGGGCCGTTGCGATGTCGCTAGGCGACACCGACCACGCGGCCCTCTCCGGTGCGACGGTGTACGGCAACACGCTCGCCTTGCTGGGTGCGGTGACCATCGCCTGTTACACGCTCGCCGGCCGCTCGATCCGCCAGCGCGTCCCAGTGTTTCCCTACGTGACCGTCGTCTACGGGGCCTGCGTTGCGGCCCTGTTCCTCCTCGTGGGCGTGCAGGGCCACCCCTACGTCGGCTACCCCGCTCGAGAGTGGATACTCTTTCTCGGTTTGGCCGTCGGTCCGGGCGTCTTCGGCCATACCGTGAGCAACTGGGTCCTCGAGCACCTCGAGTCGGTCGTCGTCAGCGTCGCCTGGCTCGGCGAGCCCGTGGGCGCGACCCTGCTCGCACTCGTCTTGCTCGCGGAGGTTCCCGACGCGATCACGATCGTCGGCGGCGTCGTCGTGATCGCAGGGGTCGCCGTGACGACGCTCGACCGAGAGCGCAGTGGCTGA
- a CDS encoding DUF4157 domain-containing protein — translation MRTQYGISISRDTETVTTDRRSQQVDAVRSSPDHESKSLDCFQRMPLEEAEDQYGMSIPDEETLFELQRLEAGNPIAVHEWIEEGMTVEDMGVPQTIDAFRKRQAERPEDVPDDIERRNKRSLQRSEKAASDTGPAGNAGVPGPVRDVIQSNGQPLDDGIQRAMEERMDDSFGNVRIHADATAAKACEEINARAFTVGNHIAFNHGEYDPKSPEGQHILAHELAHVRQQTGADISMMPQDDSGLEIDPDPQLEQEAEDAAQQTMADRPVTINRMGASIRIQRATKGEGMLYEAVEDLQNQVEGIENRQGQIMETILETAPGTSDGFDLSEAAVKGVGGFAAGTAAGSFLGPGAAVTGASGAVAGVASAVAGDVAKETLDTLMSNRPGGEADTIEAMYAEMAQMYEDFLETREDHGGESTGDAQSRGN, via the coding sequence ATGCGAACACAGTATGGGATTTCGATCAGCAGAGACACCGAGACCGTTACCACGGACCGTCGGTCCCAGCAGGTGGACGCCGTCCGGTCGTCGCCCGACCACGAGTCGAAATCGTTGGACTGCTTCCAGCGGATGCCACTCGAGGAGGCGGAGGACCAGTACGGGATGTCGATCCCGGACGAAGAGACGCTGTTCGAGTTGCAACGGCTCGAGGCGGGGAATCCGATCGCAGTCCACGAGTGGATCGAGGAGGGAATGACCGTCGAGGATATGGGCGTCCCACAAACGATCGATGCGTTTCGGAAACGGCAGGCCGAGCGACCCGAGGACGTCCCCGACGACATCGAACGACGGAACAAACGCTCGCTCCAGCGAAGCGAGAAGGCCGCCAGTGATACGGGTCCTGCTGGAAATGCGGGCGTTCCCGGCCCAGTCCGAGACGTGATTCAGTCGAACGGCCAACCGCTGGATGACGGCATCCAGCGGGCGATGGAAGAGCGAATGGACGATTCGTTCGGCAACGTGCGGATTCACGCCGACGCGACCGCCGCGAAGGCCTGCGAGGAGATCAACGCGCGGGCGTTTACAGTCGGGAATCACATCGCGTTCAATCACGGTGAGTACGATCCCAAATCGCCGGAAGGGCAGCACATCCTCGCGCACGAACTCGCGCATGTCCGTCAGCAGACTGGGGCCGATATCAGCATGATGCCCCAAGACGATAGCGGGTTGGAAATCGATCCCGATCCCCAACTCGAGCAGGAAGCCGAGGACGCGGCCCAGCAGACGATGGCCGACAGGCCGGTGACGATCAATCGGATGGGTGCATCGATACGCATTCAGCGGGCTACAAAAGGTGAAGGAATGTTGTACGAAGCCGTAGAGGACCTACAGAATCAGGTTGAGGGGATAGAAAATCGGCAGGGCCAGATTATGGAGACGATTCTGGAAACCGCGCCTGGTACCTCTGATGGCTTCGACTTGAGCGAAGCAGCAGTGAAGGGGGTTGGCGGTTTTGCCGCTGGTACAGCCGCTGGGTCGTTCCTTGGTCCCGGTGCAGCTGTAACCGGTGCCAGTGGTGCAGTTGCCGGCGTAGCAAGTGCCGTTGCCGGAGATGTCGCCAAAGAAACGCTCGATACGCTCATGAGTAACCGCCCTGGTGGTGAAGCGGATACAATCGAGGCGATGTACGCGGAAATGGCTCAAATGTACGAGGACTTCCTTGAGACCAGAGAAGATCACGGTGGCGAATCTACGGGCGATGCTCAGAGCAGAGGGAACTAA
- a CDS encoding nitrous oxide reductase accessory protein NosL: protein MTEREGLERRGLLGALGAGATAGIAGCFGGDRPGSGGDDTDGSPAKVYEPNLEDVAEGPVEITDEHHCAVCSMSLTQYFGNGQLVHENGLAATVESPGCLFAYLASSMPDSPIAGAWTTDYETGDLIDATEAHFVLITDKEAAEDLMGIDPRPYADREHAVAFLEEWEAEDLSPDEDIIVGLDDVDLELASIYRESRLPDERPE from the coding sequence ATGACTGAACGCGAGGGACTCGAGCGCCGGGGGCTTCTGGGTGCGCTCGGAGCGGGCGCGACTGCAGGCATCGCGGGCTGTTTCGGCGGTGACCGACCCGGCAGCGGCGGGGACGACACCGACGGCTCCCCGGCGAAGGTATACGAACCCAACCTTGAGGACGTGGCCGAGGGACCGGTAGAGATCACGGACGAGCACCACTGTGCGGTCTGTAGCATGTCGCTGACCCAGTATTTCGGCAATGGGCAACTCGTTCACGAGAACGGGCTGGCGGCGACCGTCGAATCGCCGGGCTGTCTGTTCGCCTATCTCGCCTCGTCGATGCCGGACTCGCCGATCGCCGGTGCCTGGACGACTGATTATGAGACTGGCGATCTGATCGACGCGACCGAGGCCCATTTCGTCCTCATCACTGACAAGGAGGCCGCCGAGGACCTGATGGGGATCGATCCGCGACCCTACGCCGACCGCGAACACGCCGTCGCCTTTCTCGAGGAATGGGAGGCTGAGGACCTCTCGCCCGACGAGGACATCATCGTCGGGCTGGACGACGTCGACCTCGAACTCGCGTCGATCTACCGCGAGAGCCGGCTTCCCGACGAACGTCCGGAGTAG